From Actinoplanes oblitus, a single genomic window includes:
- a CDS encoding polysaccharide deacetylase family protein — protein sequence MEAPTAIKRRLNELGLRTRLRARPRAQGRVLAPAGLFRRLPSAPGLFFPFYHDVLPEYSGDLRHHLLRMRRIGTMVSYDEGLEVLAGERPLTGPAFCLNFDDGHASWRDVVVPMLLELKLPATFFVTTGLIGRPGNLTWDDLRDIRRAGFPVGSHTVSHHRLADQDDAEVWHEIVDSKKELEDELGVEVRDFAAPYGYPRVDFTEREVRVAEQAGYRSFASTRRPAMHAGDSPMWIRRQGLHPAWPLMAVRTRVHD from the coding sequence ATGGAGGCGCCGACGGCGATCAAACGACGTCTGAACGAACTGGGCCTGCGAACCCGCCTCCGGGCCAGGCCCCGGGCGCAGGGCCGGGTGCTGGCGCCGGCCGGGCTGTTCCGCCGCCTGCCCAGCGCGCCCGGGCTGTTCTTCCCCTTCTACCACGACGTGCTCCCGGAGTACTCCGGCGACCTGCGCCACCACCTGCTCCGGATGCGCCGGATCGGGACCATGGTGAGCTACGACGAGGGCCTCGAAGTGCTGGCCGGCGAGCGGCCGCTGACCGGGCCGGCGTTCTGCCTGAACTTCGACGACGGGCACGCCAGCTGGCGCGACGTGGTGGTGCCGATGCTGCTGGAGCTGAAGCTGCCGGCCACCTTCTTCGTCACCACCGGGCTGATCGGCCGCCCCGGCAACCTGACCTGGGACGACCTCCGCGACATCCGGCGCGCCGGGTTCCCGGTCGGCTCGCACACGGTGAGTCACCACCGGCTGGCCGACCAGGACGACGCCGAGGTGTGGCACGAGATCGTCGACTCGAAGAAGGAGCTGGAGGACGAGCTCGGGGTCGAGGTCCGGGACTTCGCCGCGCCGTACGGCTATCCGCGGGTCGACTTCACCGAGCGCGAGGTACGGGTGGCCGAGCAGGCCGGGTACCGCAGCTTCGCCTCCACGCGGCGCCCGGCCATGCACGCCGGCGACTCCCCGATGTGGATCCGCCGGCAGGGGCTGCACCCCGCGTGGCCGCTGATGGCAGTGCGGACGCGGGTCCATGACTGA
- a CDS encoding lipid II:glycine glycyltransferase FemX, with translation MLRLQRVEPSAALTADRATYQDRLIFHTPEWLAFVAECQRAEPVLATVSDGDTTVGHFTGLLTRRYGLRILGSPMAGWTTSYQGFNLLPGISRRDALRALTGFAFDELGCAHLEVRDRGATEADFAGLGLRWDSAPTAVIDLSPDEDALFGAMAGACRRNIRKAAKSGVIIEEAEPDPAFADEFYDQLRDVFAKQNLVPTYSVERVKSLIRHLAPAGRISLLRARDGDGRCIATAVLPWYHRTMYFWGGASYREHQHLRPNEALIWYALRWARARGVTEFDFVGANSYKAKYGTVEVPVPWARHSRSPLIAGLRDTAKRAFALKQRTTARLTRFRAPEPASRR, from the coding sequence ATGCTTCGACTGCAACGGGTGGAGCCGAGTGCCGCCCTCACCGCCGACCGCGCCACCTACCAGGACCGCCTCATCTTCCACACTCCCGAGTGGCTCGCGTTCGTGGCCGAGTGCCAGCGTGCCGAGCCGGTGCTCGCCACGGTGAGCGACGGCGACACCACCGTGGGACACTTCACCGGCCTGCTCACCCGCCGCTACGGACTCCGCATCCTGGGTAGTCCGATGGCCGGCTGGACCACCTCCTACCAGGGCTTCAACCTGCTTCCCGGGATTTCCCGGAGGGACGCGCTGCGGGCGCTGACCGGGTTCGCGTTCGACGAGCTGGGCTGCGCGCACCTGGAGGTGCGCGACCGGGGCGCCACCGAGGCCGACTTCGCCGGGCTGGGCCTGCGCTGGGACTCCGCGCCGACCGCGGTGATCGACCTGAGCCCGGACGAGGACGCGCTGTTCGGTGCGATGGCCGGCGCCTGCCGCCGCAATATCCGCAAGGCCGCCAAGTCCGGCGTGATCATCGAGGAGGCGGAACCGGATCCGGCATTCGCCGACGAATTCTACGATCAATTGCGGGACGTTTTCGCGAAGCAGAATCTGGTGCCCACCTATTCGGTGGAACGCGTCAAGTCGTTGATCCGACACCTCGCTCCGGCGGGCCGGATAAGCCTGCTGCGGGCCCGGGACGGCGACGGCCGGTGCATCGCCACCGCGGTGCTGCCGTGGTACCACCGGACGATGTACTTCTGGGGCGGCGCGAGTTACCGCGAGCACCAGCACCTGCGGCCCAACGAGGCGCTGATCTGGTACGCGCTGCGCTGGGCCAGGGCGCGTGGCGTCACCGAGTTCGACTTCGTCGGCGCCAACTCCTACAAGGCGAAGTACGGCACCGTCGAGGTCCCGGTCCCGTGGGCCCGGCACTCGCGGTCGCCGCTGATCGCCGGCCTGCGGGACACCGCCAAGCGGGCCTTCGCCCTCAAGCAGCGGACGACGGCCCGCCTGACCAGGTTCCGGGCGCCGGAACCGGCCAGTCGTCGGTGA